Proteins encoded within one genomic window of Bradyrhizobium sp. 186:
- a CDS encoding IclR family transcriptional regulator encodes MSKNVIRRKSLEPRSPSEADHDARDGGVQSVDRALSILETLAEDDEGYRLSDLAVRTGLSASTVHRLLSTLESRRFVQFDRAESKWHVGVRSFTVGASFARRRNFTAQAIPYLRKLRDLTRETANLAVVDDEFIIVLTRMESREIMRSLTKVGGRVPMVTSGVGKAVLATYSDEDVGAIIRHHGMPRLTEKSIVRASDLFRELNVIRKQGFAVDDEEAEMGLRCVAAVVYNALAEPLAAISVSGLTSRVTDGRLPEIGRVVREVAAELTAALGGVTPVAKPA; translated from the coding sequence ATGAGCAAGAACGTGATCCGGCGCAAATCGCTCGAGCCTCGATCGCCATCGGAGGCTGACCACGACGCGCGCGACGGCGGCGTGCAGTCGGTCGATCGCGCGCTGTCGATCCTCGAAACGCTGGCCGAAGACGACGAGGGTTATCGCCTCAGCGACCTCGCCGTCCGCACCGGCCTGTCGGCCTCCACCGTGCATCGGCTGCTCTCGACGCTGGAAAGCCGCCGCTTTGTGCAGTTCGACCGCGCCGAGTCCAAATGGCATGTCGGCGTCCGCAGCTTTACGGTGGGCGCGAGTTTCGCGCGGCGTCGCAATTTCACCGCGCAGGCGATTCCCTATCTCCGCAAGCTCCGCGATCTCACCCGCGAGACCGCCAATCTCGCCGTTGTCGACGACGAGTTCATTATCGTGCTGACGCGGATGGAAAGCCGCGAGATCATGCGCTCGCTGACCAAGGTCGGTGGCCGCGTTCCCATGGTGACGTCGGGTGTCGGCAAGGCGGTGCTCGCGACCTATTCGGACGAGGACGTCGGCGCCATCATCCGTCACCACGGCATGCCGCGGCTGACGGAAAAGTCCATTGTGCGGGCGAGCGATCTGTTCCGGGAGCTCAACGTGATCCGGAAGCAGGGTTTTGCGGTGGACGACGAAGAAGCCGAGATGGGCCTGCGCTGCGTCGCCGCCGTCGTCTACAACGCGCTTGCCGAACCGCTCGCCGCGATCTCAGTCTCAGGCCTGACCAGCCGCGTCACCGACGGGCGGCTGCCGGAGATCGGCCGCGTGGTGCGCGAGGTCGCGGCGGAGCTGACGGCTGCGCTCGGGGGCGTGACGCCGGTGGCGAAACCAGCCTGA
- a CDS encoding acetate--CoA ligase family protein: protein MSNSKDAVRKVLDQVKSDNRTSLTAPEGKLVCDAYGIPVPKEGVVKSAGEAGKVASSMGFPVVMKIVSPDILHKTEAGGVIVGVKTAQDAERAYETILSNAKKYKADAKIEGIQVQQMLAGGTEVIVGSITDGSFGKLVAFGLGGVLVEVLKDITFRLAPATKEDALSMLDGIQAHEILKGVRGGEPVNRTALAEIIVKVSQLVTDFPEIVELDLNPVFATAKNATAADVRIVVDFAYKPKPKPRPTEEIVAAMSRIMQPKGVAVIGASAEDGKIGNSVMKNLINGGYKGEIYPIHPKAPEILGYKAYKSVKDVPGVIDTAVFAIPAKFVAGALAECGEKKIPGAVLIPSGFAEAGAPELQAEIVEVGKKYDIRLMGPNIYGFYYTPANLCATFCTAYDVKGHAALSSQSGGIGMAIIGFSRSAKMGVSAIVGLGNKSDIDEDDLLAFFEQDPNTNLIAQHCEDLKDGRAFAEAAKRVSKKKPVIVLKAGRTSAGAKAASSHTGALAGNDKIYEDVLAQSGVIRARSLRQLLEFARGVPVLPTPKGENVLIITGAGGSGVLLSDSVVDNGLSLMSMPPDLDAAFRKFIPPFGAAGNPVDITGGEPPITYVNTVKLGLSDERIHSLILGYWHTIVTPPMVFARNMVEVKKEMEAKGFVKPIVASLAGDVEVEEAAEYLYQNGIPAYAYSTELPVEVLGAKYKWARGAGLL, encoded by the coding sequence ATGTCCAATTCCAAAGATGCCGTCCGCAAGGTGCTTGACCAAGTCAAGTCGGACAATCGCACCAGCCTGACGGCTCCCGAGGGCAAGCTGGTCTGCGACGCCTACGGCATCCCGGTGCCGAAGGAGGGCGTGGTGAAGTCGGCGGGCGAGGCCGGCAAGGTCGCGTCCTCGATGGGCTTCCCGGTCGTGATGAAGATCGTCTCGCCCGATATTCTCCACAAGACCGAGGCCGGCGGCGTCATCGTCGGCGTCAAGACGGCGCAGGATGCCGAGAGGGCCTACGAGACCATTCTCTCCAACGCCAAGAAGTACAAGGCCGACGCCAAGATCGAGGGCATCCAGGTGCAGCAGATGCTGGCCGGCGGCACCGAGGTGATCGTCGGCTCCATCACCGACGGCTCGTTCGGCAAGCTGGTCGCCTTTGGCCTCGGCGGCGTGCTGGTCGAAGTTCTGAAGGACATCACCTTCCGTCTTGCACCGGCGACCAAGGAAGATGCCCTGTCGATGCTCGACGGCATCCAGGCGCATGAGATTTTGAAGGGCGTCCGCGGCGGCGAGCCGGTCAACCGCACGGCGCTCGCCGAAATTATCGTCAAGGTCTCGCAGCTCGTTACCGATTTCCCGGAGATCGTCGAGCTCGACCTCAACCCTGTCTTTGCGACCGCCAAGAATGCGACCGCCGCCGACGTACGCATCGTCGTCGACTTCGCCTACAAGCCCAAGCCGAAGCCGCGCCCGACCGAGGAAATCGTCGCGGCGATGAGCCGCATCATGCAGCCGAAGGGCGTCGCCGTGATCGGCGCCTCCGCCGAGGACGGCAAGATCGGCAACTCCGTGATGAAGAACCTCATCAACGGTGGCTACAAGGGCGAGATCTATCCGATCCACCCGAAGGCGCCGGAGATTTTGGGCTACAAGGCCTACAAGAGCGTCAAGGACGTGCCCGGCGTCATCGACACTGCGGTGTTTGCGATCCCCGCGAAGTTCGTCGCCGGCGCGCTGGCCGAATGCGGCGAGAAGAAAATCCCGGGCGCGGTCCTGATTCCGTCGGGTTTTGCGGAAGCCGGCGCTCCCGAGCTCCAGGCAGAGATCGTTGAAGTCGGCAAGAAGTACGACATCCGCTTGATGGGCCCGAACATCTACGGCTTCTACTATACGCCTGCGAACCTCTGCGCGACCTTCTGCACGGCCTATGACGTCAAGGGCCACGCGGCGCTGTCTTCGCAGTCGGGCGGCATCGGCATGGCCATCATCGGCTTCTCGCGTTCGGCCAAGATGGGCGTCTCCGCGATCGTCGGCCTCGGCAACAAGTCGGACATCGACGAGGACGATCTGCTCGCCTTCTTCGAGCAGGATCCCAACACCAATTTGATCGCGCAGCACTGCGAGGACCTGAAAGACGGCCGCGCCTTTGCCGAAGCGGCAAAACGGGTCTCCAAGAAGAAGCCGGTGATCGTGCTCAAGGCCGGCCGTACCTCAGCCGGTGCGAAGGCGGCCTCGTCGCACACCGGCGCGCTCGCCGGCAACGACAAGATCTACGAGGATGTCCTGGCGCAGTCCGGCGTGATCCGCGCTCGCTCGCTTCGCCAACTGCTCGAATTCGCCCGCGGCGTGCCGGTGCTGCCGACGCCCAAGGGTGAGAACGTGCTGATCATCACCGGTGCCGGCGGTTCGGGCGTGCTGCTCTCGGACTCCGTGGTCGACAACGGCCTGTCGCTGATGTCGATGCCGCCTGATCTCGATGCGGCTTTCCGCAAGTTCATTCCGCCGTTCGGTGCGGCCGGAAATCCTGTGGATATCACCGGCGGCGAGCCGCCGATCACCTATGTCAACACAGTGAAGCTCGGCCTGTCGGACGAGCGTATCCATTCGTTGATCCTCGGCTACTGGCACACCATCGTCACGCCGCCGATGGTGTTCGCCCGCAACATGGTCGAGGTGAAGAAGGAGATGGAGGCCAAGGGCTTTGTGAAGCCGATCGTTGCCTCGCTCGCCGGCGACGTCGAGGTCGAGGAGGCCGCCGAATATCTCTACCAGAACGGCATCCCGGCCTACGCCTATTCGACCGAGCTGCCGGTTGAGGTGCTCGGTGCCAAGTACAAGTGGGCGCGCGGGGCGGGGCTGCTCTGA
- the oxc gene encoding oxalyl-CoA decarboxylase codes for MLNTATKSEAPGTEQELTDGFHLVIDALKLNGINTIYNVPGIPITDLGRMAQAAGIRVISFRHEQNAGYAAGIAGYLTKKPGVCLTVSAPGFLNGLTALAHATTNCYPMILVSGSSEREIVDLQQGDYEEMDQLAIAKPLCKAAYRVLHAQDIGIGLARAIRAAVSGRPGGVYLDLPAKLFGQVMNADAGQKSLVKVIDAAPAQIPSSASVKRALDVLKSAKRPLIILGKGAAYAQADEEIKSFVEKSGVPFLPMSMAKGLLADNHPQCAGAARSTVLKEADVVMLIGARLNWLLSHGKGKSWGEAPKKFIQVDIEPREMDSNVEIVAPVVGDIGSVVSAFNQAMGSSWTAPPAEWTKAIVSKREENVAKMAPKLMNNKSPMDYHGALGVLKNVIKEHPEAILVNEGANTLDLARGVIDMYKPRKRLDVGTWGVMGIGMGQAIAAALETGHPVLAVEGDSAFGFSGMEVETICRYNLPICIVIFNNDGIYRGTDVNSANADPATTVFVKGARYDKMMEAFGGVGVNATSPDELKRAVNEAMASGKPTLINAVIDPAAGSESGRIGNLNPQSVLQKKK; via the coding sequence ATGCTGAATACCGCGACCAAGTCCGAAGCACCGGGCACCGAGCAGGAATTGACGGATGGTTTTCATCTCGTCATCGACGCGCTCAAGCTGAACGGCATCAACACCATCTATAATGTGCCGGGCATCCCGATCACGGATTTGGGCCGCATGGCGCAAGCCGCCGGCATTCGCGTGATCTCGTTCCGCCACGAACAGAACGCCGGTTACGCTGCGGGCATCGCCGGCTACCTCACCAAGAAGCCCGGCGTCTGCCTCACGGTTTCCGCGCCCGGCTTCCTCAACGGTCTCACCGCGCTCGCTCACGCCACCACCAACTGCTATCCGATGATCCTGGTCTCGGGCTCCTCCGAGCGCGAGATCGTCGACCTCCAGCAAGGCGACTATGAAGAGATGGACCAGCTCGCGATCGCCAAGCCGCTGTGCAAGGCGGCCTATCGCGTGCTGCACGCCCAGGACATCGGCATCGGTCTCGCCCGCGCCATCCGTGCCGCGGTCTCCGGCCGTCCGGGCGGCGTCTATCTTGACCTGCCGGCAAAGCTGTTCGGCCAGGTGATGAACGCCGATGCCGGCCAGAAATCACTGGTCAAGGTGATCGACGCGGCGCCTGCGCAGATCCCCTCGTCCGCCTCCGTCAAGCGCGCGCTCGACGTGCTCAAGAGTGCAAAACGTCCGTTGATCATCCTCGGCAAGGGCGCCGCCTACGCGCAGGCGGATGAAGAGATTAAGAGCTTCGTCGAGAAGAGCGGCGTCCCGTTCCTGCCGATGAGCATGGCCAAGGGTCTTCTCGCCGACAACCATCCGCAATGCGCCGGTGCGGCCCGCTCGACGGTGCTGAAAGAGGCCGACGTGGTGATGCTGATCGGCGCGCGGCTGAACTGGCTGCTCTCGCACGGCAAGGGCAAGAGCTGGGGCGAAGCGCCCAAGAAATTCATCCAGGTCGACATCGAGCCGAGGGAGATGGACTCCAACGTCGAGATCGTCGCGCCCGTCGTCGGCGACATCGGCTCCGTCGTCTCGGCGTTCAACCAGGCGATGGGTTCAAGCTGGACCGCCCCGCCGGCCGAATGGACCAAGGCAATTGTGTCCAAGCGCGAAGAGAACGTCGCCAAGATGGCGCCGAAGCTCATGAACAACAAGTCGCCGATGGACTATCACGGCGCGCTCGGCGTGCTGAAGAACGTCATCAAGGAGCATCCCGAGGCGATCCTCGTCAACGAGGGCGCCAACACGCTCGACCTCGCCCGCGGCGTCATCGACATGTACAAGCCGCGCAAGCGTCTCGACGTCGGTACCTGGGGCGTGATGGGCATCGGCATGGGCCAGGCAATCGCGGCGGCGCTCGAGACCGGCCACCCCGTGCTCGCGGTGGAAGGCGACAGCGCCTTCGGCTTCTCCGGCATGGAGGTCGAGACCATCTGCCGCTACAATTTGCCGATCTGCATCGTCATCTTCAACAATGACGGCATCTATCGCGGCACCGACGTCAACAGCGCCAACGCCGATCCGGCGACGACCGTGTTCGTCAAGGGCGCGCGCTACGACAAGATGATGGAAGCCTTCGGCGGCGTCGGCGTGAATGCCACCTCGCCCGACGAGCTCAAGCGCGCCGTCAACGAGGCGATGGCCTCGGGCAAGCCGACGCTCATTAATGCGGTGATCGATCCGGCTGCGGGCTCGGAGAGCGGCCGCATCGGCAACCTCAATCCGCAGAGCGTCTTGCAGAAGAAAAAGTAA
- a CDS encoding transcriptional regulator encodes MSARKSAEPSPEGIARSNRQRLASEEGARAMADAEKQAVDVRKNMARLRELREAKEAADATLQASLPAPTLTKRKKKVPR; translated from the coding sequence ATGAGCGCCAGGAAATCGGCAGAACCGTCACCCGAAGGTATCGCGCGCTCCAATCGCCAGCGTTTGGCATCTGAAGAAGGAGCGCGGGCAATGGCGGATGCCGAAAAGCAAGCCGTCGATGTTCGCAAGAACATGGCGCGGCTCCGAGAGCTGCGCGAAGCCAAGGAAGCGGCCGACGCAACTCTTCAAGCATCGTTGCCGGCGCCCACCCTGACGAAGCGCAAGAAGAAGGTGCCGCGATAG
- a CDS encoding cold-shock protein: MTTGTVKWFNGQKGFGFIQPNDGGNDVFVHISAVERAGLAGLAEGQKVNFEVKTDKMRGKVSAENLSLA, encoded by the coding sequence ATGACGACAGGTACTGTGAAGTGGTTCAACGGCCAGAAGGGCTTTGGGTTCATTCAGCCCAACGACGGCGGCAACGATGTGTTCGTTCACATCAGCGCGGTCGAGCGGGCTGGTCTTGCGGGCCTCGCCGAGGGCCAAAAGGTCAACTTCGAGGTCAAGACCGACAAGATGCGGGGCAAGGTCAGCGCTGAGAATCTCTCGCTGGCTTGA
- the frc gene encoding formyl-CoA transferase, which translates to MTKALAGVRILDFTHVQSGPTCTQLLAWFGADVIKVERPGVGDITRGQLQDIPNVDSLYFTMLNHNKRSITLDTKNPKGKEVLTELIKKCDVLVENFGPGVLDRMGFPWEKIQAINPKMIVASIKGFGPGPYEDCKVYENVAQCTGGAASTTGFRDGLPLVTGAQIGDSGTGLHLALGIVTALYQRTVTGRGQKVTAAMQDGVLNLARVKLRDQQRLAYGPLKEYSQYGEGIPFGEAVPRAGNDSGGGQPGRIVKCKGWETDPNAYLYFITQAPVWEKICDVIGEPGWKTHPDYAKPPARLSRLNEIFARVEQWTMTKTKFEAMEILNKDDIPCGPILSMKEIIEDQSLRATGTVVEVDHPTRGKYISVGNPIKLSDSPSDVERSPLLGEHTDEILRSVLGFSDHQVADIHKSGALDPPQKQAAE; encoded by the coding sequence ATGACCAAAGCGCTCGCGGGCGTTCGCATTCTCGACTTCACCCACGTCCAGTCCGGACCGACCTGCACGCAGTTGCTCGCATGGTTCGGCGCCGACGTGATCAAGGTGGAACGTCCGGGCGTGGGTGACATCACCCGCGGCCAGTTGCAGGACATCCCGAACGTGGACAGCCTGTATTTCACCATGCTCAACCACAACAAGCGCTCGATCACCCTCGACACCAAGAACCCCAAGGGCAAGGAAGTCCTCACCGAGCTGATCAAGAAGTGCGACGTGCTGGTGGAGAATTTCGGCCCCGGCGTGCTCGACCGCATGGGCTTCCCCTGGGAGAAGATCCAGGCGATCAACCCGAAGATGATCGTCGCCTCGATCAAGGGTTTTGGTCCCGGGCCGTACGAAGACTGCAAGGTCTATGAGAACGTCGCGCAGTGCACCGGCGGCGCCGCTTCCACCACCGGCTTCCGCGATGGCCTGCCGCTCGTGACCGGCGCGCAGATCGGCGACAGCGGCACCGGCCTGCACCTCGCGCTCGGCATCGTCACCGCGCTCTACCAGCGCACCGTCACCGGCAGGGGCCAGAAGGTTACGGCTGCGATGCAGGACGGCGTGCTCAACCTCGCGCGCGTAAAACTGCGCGACCAGCAGCGCCTCGCCTATGGCCCGCTGAAGGAATATAGCCAGTATGGCGAAGGCATTCCGTTCGGCGAAGCCGTGCCGCGCGCCGGCAATGATTCCGGCGGCGGCCAGCCCGGCCGCATCGTCAAGTGCAAGGGCTGGGAGACCGATCCCAACGCCTACCTCTATTTCATCACCCAGGCGCCGGTCTGGGAAAAGATTTGCGACGTGATAGGCGAACCCGGCTGGAAGACCCATCCCGACTACGCCAAGCCGCCGGCCCGGCTGTCGCGCCTCAACGAGATCTTCGCACGCGTCGAGCAGTGGACCATGACCAAGACCAAGTTCGAGGCGATGGAAATCCTCAACAAGGACGACATCCCCTGCGGTCCGATCCTGTCGATGAAGGAGATCATCGAGGACCAGTCGTTGCGCGCCACTGGCACCGTGGTCGAAGTCGACCATCCCACCCGCGGCAAGTACATCTCGGTCGGCAATCCGATCAAGCTGTCGGACTCACCGAGCGACGTGGAGCGCTCTCCCCTGCTCGGCGAGCACACCGACGAGATCCTGCGCAGCGTGCTCGGCTTCAGCGATCACCAGGTCGCCGATATCCACAAGTCCGGCGCGCTCGATCCGCCGCAGAAGCAGGCCGCGGAGTAA
- the pcaB gene encoding 3-carboxy-cis,cis-muconate cycloisomerase gives MLSFEPGTVFSSRHLADIFSTAPMRAIFGERNSLESMLLVEVALAKVQGQLGVIPVEAAAAIASAARTELLDLDELAAGTLRAGLPVVNLVEQLIRLTGKPHGEFVHWGATSQDIMDTALVMQMRDALELIHRDLERLISAIADLARTHRDTPMVGRTKLQHAIPITFGFKVSVWLSGLLRHRQRLAELVPRVLQVQFGGAVGTFASLGDDGDRVRAALARELGLGEPLVAWHAARDGLAETVCLLGLISATLSKIATDVALMAQTEVGEVLEPGGHGHGASSTMPHKRNPIVCEQILSTGVSLRRLASAMLDASVHDHERATGPWQAEWLLLPEAFVLVSRAMDNAVRLCTGLVVRPDAMQANLGRTQGLIAAEAVMMALAPRVGRHHAHEMVSAACTHAIASGLTLAQSLSRDPAVTAHIAPHEIEAAADPARYIGLSGREVDRVLAACADRPASTVREATPLIRGETI, from the coding sequence ATGCTGAGTTTCGAACCCGGAACGGTCTTCAGCAGCCGTCACCTCGCCGATATTTTCAGCACCGCGCCGATGCGCGCTATTTTCGGTGAGCGCAATTCACTGGAATCCATGCTCCTGGTCGAGGTCGCGCTGGCCAAGGTTCAAGGGCAGCTCGGTGTGATTCCTGTCGAGGCTGCTGCTGCGATCGCCTCCGCTGCACGTACTGAACTACTCGATCTTGACGAATTGGCCGCGGGCACTTTGCGCGCTGGTTTGCCGGTCGTGAATCTGGTCGAGCAGTTGATCCGGCTCACCGGTAAACCCCATGGCGAATTCGTCCATTGGGGTGCCACGAGTCAGGACATCATGGACACCGCGCTCGTGATGCAGATGCGCGACGCGCTCGAGCTCATCCACCGCGATCTGGAGCGCCTGATATCGGCGATTGCGGATCTGGCGCGTACCCATCGCGATACGCCCATGGTCGGCAGGACCAAACTTCAACACGCGATCCCGATCACCTTCGGCTTCAAGGTTTCCGTCTGGCTGTCGGGCCTGCTGCGCCACAGGCAACGTCTCGCCGAACTCGTACCAAGGGTCCTGCAGGTTCAGTTCGGCGGCGCGGTCGGCACTTTCGCGTCGCTCGGCGACGATGGCGACCGCGTCCGCGCTGCGCTGGCCCGCGAACTCGGACTCGGCGAGCCGCTGGTGGCATGGCATGCCGCGCGCGACGGCTTGGCCGAGACGGTTTGCCTGCTTGGGCTGATCTCCGCGACCCTGAGCAAGATCGCAACCGATGTCGCGTTAATGGCGCAGACCGAGGTCGGCGAAGTGCTGGAGCCAGGCGGCCATGGCCATGGCGCCTCCAGCACCATGCCGCACAAGCGAAACCCGATCGTCTGCGAGCAGATTCTCAGCACCGGAGTGTCGCTGCGCCGGCTCGCAAGCGCCATGCTCGACGCTTCGGTCCACGACCATGAACGGGCGACGGGACCGTGGCAAGCCGAATGGTTGCTGCTGCCGGAAGCGTTCGTGCTGGTCTCCCGGGCCATGGATAACGCCGTTCGGCTCTGCACCGGACTGGTCGTCAGACCCGATGCGATGCAGGCCAATCTCGGGCGGACACAGGGGCTCATCGCCGCCGAGGCCGTCATGATGGCGCTGGCGCCGCGCGTCGGGCGCCATCATGCGCACGAAATGGTGAGTGCGGCATGCACGCACGCCATCGCTTCGGGCCTGACATTAGCCCAGAGCCTTTCGCGCGATCCGGCCGTGACGGCCCACATCGCGCCGCATGAGATCGAAGCGGCCGCGGACCCGGCCCGATACATCGGCCTGTCCGGCCGTGAGGTCGATCGTGTCCTCGCGGCCTGTGCTGATCGACCAGCCAGCACGGTGCGAGAGGCGACACCATTGATACGGGGTGAGACCATATGA
- a CDS encoding tripartite tricarboxylate transporter substrate-binding protein: MILKCTRTVLVAAAVLTMLNAAQAESPFPSRPIILIVPFAAGGPNDVMSRIVSEHMSRKLGQPIIVENVAGAGGTTGSTRVAKSAPDGYTLVSGHVGTHAASVALYPNLRYDPLVDFTPIGLVAETPILVAVRRDLAADSMASFIAIAKARGPDLTLAHAGVGSISHISCLLFTTVIGFKPVEVPYRGSALAMTDLIAGRSDFSCGLLGDVLPFLGNNNLRFLTVSAPARVPQLPDTPTAREAGLPHFVASSWFAFYLPKGVPDAIRDRFSDALRAALDDDSVRRRLELVGLILPPPDQRGPEPLKRRMAEEIARWQDIVKTAQIRLDQ, translated from the coding sequence ATGATTCTGAAATGCACGCGCACGGTCCTCGTCGCAGCTGCGGTGCTGACAATGTTGAATGCGGCACAGGCCGAGTCGCCGTTCCCGTCACGGCCGATCATCTTGATCGTCCCGTTCGCGGCTGGCGGCCCCAATGACGTGATGAGCCGGATCGTGTCCGAACACATGTCGCGAAAACTCGGGCAGCCGATCATCGTCGAGAACGTCGCCGGGGCGGGCGGCACGACAGGCTCAACGCGCGTCGCGAAAAGCGCTCCCGACGGTTATACGCTGGTCAGCGGTCACGTCGGCACGCATGCCGCATCGGTCGCGCTGTATCCGAATCTTCGTTACGACCCGCTGGTTGATTTCACGCCGATTGGCCTGGTCGCGGAAACGCCGATCCTCGTCGCCGTTCGCCGCGACCTCGCCGCAGACAGCATGGCGTCGTTCATCGCGATCGCCAAGGCGCGTGGCCCGGACCTCACCCTGGCCCATGCGGGTGTCGGTTCGATCAGCCACATCAGCTGTCTGCTGTTCACCACCGTGATCGGGTTCAAGCCGGTGGAGGTGCCATATCGCGGATCGGCGCTGGCGATGACCGACCTGATCGCAGGCCGCAGCGACTTCAGCTGTGGACTGTTGGGAGACGTTCTTCCCTTCCTGGGTAACAACAACTTGCGTTTTCTGACCGTTTCGGCTCCCGCACGAGTTCCGCAATTGCCGGACACGCCGACGGCTAGGGAAGCAGGGCTTCCACATTTTGTCGCATCGAGCTGGTTCGCGTTCTACCTGCCGAAAGGTGTGCCTGACGCCATTCGCGACCGGTTCTCCGATGCGCTTCGCGCAGCGCTCGACGACGACAGCGTGCGGAGACGGCTTGAACTGGTAGGCTTGATCCTGCCGCCGCCGGATCAGCGAGGCCCCGAACCGCTCAAGCGGCGGATGGCCGAAGAGATCGCGCGCTGGCAGGACATTGTCAAAACCGCGCAGATTCGACTCGATCAATAA
- a CDS encoding GntR family transcriptional regulator: protein MAEADIAIVRIAPESSFKNKAYDALKEAILKMDIYSTPEPVMLDERALSERLGVSRTPIREAIAMLEQDGFVKTVPRRGIMVVRRTKSEIVDMIRAWAALESMAARLITTTARKKDITALRDYFKDFSKDRLPEDHVEEYSRANIAFHQALISLSESPVLVDLTNDLLLHVRGYRQLTIGRKDRTATSLPEHLGMIEALEARDTELAEKRARDHTLGLAAYVEAHGQELF from the coding sequence ATGGCCGAGGCAGACATCGCAATCGTTCGTATTGCCCCGGAGAGCAGCTTCAAGAACAAGGCCTATGACGCCTTGAAGGAAGCTATCCTCAAGATGGACATCTACTCGACGCCCGAGCCGGTGATGCTCGATGAGCGCGCGCTGTCCGAACGTCTTGGCGTCAGCCGCACGCCAATCCGCGAAGCCATCGCGATGCTCGAGCAGGACGGCTTCGTCAAGACCGTGCCGCGCCGCGGCATCATGGTGGTGCGGCGGACCAAGAGCGAGATCGTCGACATGATCCGGGCCTGGGCGGCGCTGGAGAGCATGGCCGCGCGCCTGATCACGACCACCGCGCGCAAGAAGGACATCACGGCGCTGCGCGACTACTTCAAGGATTTCAGCAAGGACCGCCTGCCCGAGGATCACGTCGAGGAATATTCGCGTGCCAACATCGCCTTCCACCAGGCGCTGATCTCGCTGTCGGAATCGCCGGTGCTGGTCGATCTCACCAACGATCTGCTGTTGCACGTGCGTGGCTATCGGCAACTGACGATCGGACGGAAGGACCGCACCGCGACCTCGCTGCCCGAGCATCTCGGCATGATCGAAGCTCTCGAAGCGCGCGATACCGAGCTCGCCGAGAAGCGCGCCCGCGACCACACCCTTGGCCTTGCCGCTTACGTCGAAGCGCATGGTCAGGAACTCTTTTAA
- a CDS encoding glutathione S-transferase family protein has translation MRLFYNQTSPYARKVRVAIHELGISDAIQFVEVDPWLESHDFIDANPLSKVPALVLANGTLVTESDTIGQALHGLTVDSQLIPKEEPARHLCLGRAALCQGLIDATFICAIEGRRPSELRWADWVARQERAITRTLSSIEARFDLHDRRFDLGDIGLACGLGYLDFRAGHLSWRSERPRLADWYERARVRSSMIATRPC, from the coding sequence ATGCGGCTATTTTATAATCAGACGTCGCCATACGCCCGCAAGGTAAGGGTTGCCATTCACGAACTCGGAATAAGCGACGCGATTCAGTTTGTCGAGGTCGACCCCTGGCTCGAGTCGCATGACTTCATCGACGCCAACCCGCTCTCCAAAGTGCCGGCACTGGTTCTCGCCAACGGGACGCTTGTGACCGAGAGCGACACGATCGGGCAGGCCTTGCACGGCCTGACCGTCGACTCGCAACTCATCCCGAAAGAGGAGCCTGCGCGACACCTCTGCCTTGGACGGGCCGCTCTGTGTCAGGGCCTGATAGATGCAACCTTCATCTGCGCAATCGAAGGGCGCAGGCCATCGGAGTTGCGCTGGGCGGATTGGGTTGCGCGTCAGGAGCGAGCGATTACGCGGACGCTGTCATCGATTGAAGCCCGCTTCGACCTCCATGACCGGCGCTTCGACCTCGGCGACATCGGGCTCGCCTGTGGACTTGGCTATCTCGATTTTCGCGCGGGGCATCTGTCATGGCGTTCCGAAAGACCAAGGCTTGCTGACTGGTATGAACGCGCGCGCGTTCGGTCATCCATGATCGCGACACGGCCATGCTGA